In Mesorhizobium sp. 113-3-3, a genomic segment contains:
- a CDS encoding sugar ABC transporter substrate-binding protein, protein MKTITKLLTAIMLAGAAATSATSAMADGAKIFVIGGKADDPFWSKVKKGADDAGKVAELTGGSVTWLGPQNYDNLGPDAAKLIRTALSQKPSAIVGPDWVPEAMDDAFKEVVAAGVPLIIYNSGGMDAAKRLGAMNYVGNEEYAAGLGGGTYYGSHGAKNVLCVNTLPGATNTEDRCKGIADAIAKSGGKSSQLPLPSSSFGNPTAVAEAIKAAVLKDNTIDGVITISAGDANSAANAISQANAGDKVKLASFDMDETGLQRIKTGTQMFAVDQQPYLQGYLAVSLLNGFVNYGLDLPTRPVLTGPGIVDAANVDATMAGAAAGAR, encoded by the coding sequence ATGAAAACGATCACGAAACTGCTGACGGCGATCATGCTTGCGGGCGCGGCAGCGACATCGGCCACGTCGGCCATGGCTGATGGGGCGAAGATCTTCGTCATTGGCGGCAAGGCGGACGACCCGTTCTGGTCGAAGGTCAAGAAGGGTGCCGACGATGCCGGCAAGGTCGCCGAGCTGACCGGCGGCTCCGTGACCTGGCTCGGTCCGCAGAATTACGACAATCTCGGTCCGGATGCGGCCAAGCTGATCCGCACCGCGCTCAGCCAGAAGCCGAGCGCCATTGTCGGCCCCGACTGGGTGCCGGAGGCGATGGACGACGCCTTCAAGGAAGTCGTTGCCGCCGGCGTGCCGCTCATCATCTACAATTCCGGGGGCATGGACGCGGCCAAGCGCCTCGGCGCCATGAACTATGTCGGCAATGAAGAATATGCAGCGGGCCTCGGTGGCGGCACCTATTACGGCAGCCATGGCGCCAAGAACGTTCTGTGCGTCAACACCTTGCCAGGTGCCACCAACACCGAAGACCGCTGCAAGGGCATTGCCGACGCCATCGCCAAGAGTGGCGGCAAGTCCAGCCAGTTGCCGTTGCCCTCGTCCAGTTTCGGCAATCCGACCGCGGTCGCCGAGGCGATCAAGGCCGCCGTGCTGAAGGACAACACCATCGACGGCGTCATCACCATCAGCGCCGGCGACGCCAACAGCGCCGCCAACGCCATCAGCCAGGCCAATGCCGGCGACAAGGTCAAGCTCGCTTCCTTCGACATGGATGAGACCGGCCTGCAGCGCATCAAGACCGGCACGCAGATGTTCGCTGTCGACCAGCAGCCCTATCTGCAGGGCTATCTCGCGGTCTCGCTGCTGAACGGCTTCGTCAATTACGGGCTCGACCTGCCGACCAGACCGGTGCTGACCGGACCGGGGATCGTCGACGCCGCCAATGTCGACGCGACAATGGCCGGTGCCGCGGCCGGCGCTCGCTAG
- a CDS encoding sterol desaturase family protein, whose translation MDDLKYGVRDKRGDWKPNGRIEGAPLWNWPPRLPKILAWLPGYIWPWNAFHMATALLYWFYIVPGVETMKTIGWGWALWLYAVNAAAILVFYGIFELRYYIKRAQATRFKYNHKFPADAPSDVFWFQSQNLDNFLRSFFITIPLWTVVEVIFLWCFANGYAPWVGWQDHPVYLAALVLIAPAIHEVHFFFIHRLIHWGPLYRWIHSVHHNSINPSPWSSLSMHPVEGFLYHAVAFWHLIIPSNPIVALFQLHVAGFGAVNGHLGFDKLEVTEDTAVNSHAYTHYLHHKYFEVNYGGDGLIPLDRWFGTWHDGTREGEAMMDARFQKKKERMNARA comes from the coding sequence ATGGACGATCTCAAATACGGCGTACGCGACAAGCGCGGCGACTGGAAGCCGAACGGACGCATCGAGGGGGCGCCCTTGTGGAACTGGCCGCCCAGGCTGCCGAAAATCCTGGCGTGGCTGCCCGGCTATATCTGGCCGTGGAATGCCTTCCACATGGCCACGGCACTGCTCTACTGGTTCTATATCGTTCCTGGCGTCGAGACGATGAAGACCATCGGCTGGGGCTGGGCGCTATGGCTCTATGCCGTCAATGCCGCCGCGATCCTTGTCTTCTACGGCATCTTCGAGCTGCGCTACTACATCAAGCGCGCCCAGGCGACGCGCTTCAAATACAACCACAAGTTCCCCGCCGATGCGCCCTCCGACGTCTTCTGGTTCCAGAGCCAGAACCTCGACAACTTCCTGCGCTCGTTCTTTATCACCATTCCGCTATGGACAGTGGTTGAGGTCATCTTCCTCTGGTGCTTTGCCAATGGCTACGCGCCGTGGGTCGGTTGGCAGGATCATCCGGTCTACCTCGCCGCACTGGTGCTGATCGCGCCGGCCATCCACGAGGTGCATTTCTTCTTCATCCACCGCCTGATCCACTGGGGACCGCTCTATCGCTGGATCCATTCGGTCCACCACAATTCGATCAACCCATCGCCCTGGTCGTCACTGTCGATGCATCCGGTGGAAGGGTTCCTCTATCACGCGGTCGCCTTCTGGCACCTGATCATTCCGTCCAATCCGATCGTCGCGCTGTTCCAGCTGCATGTCGCCGGCTTCGGCGCCGTCAATGGCCATCTCGGCTTCGACAAGCTGGAGGTGACCGAGGACACGGCCGTCAACAGCCATGCCTATACGCATTATCTGCACCACAAATATTTCGAGGTGAACTATGGCGGCGACGGGCTGATCCCGCTCGATAGATGGTTCGGCACCTGGCACGACGGCACCAGGGAGGGCGAAGCCATGATGGACGCCCGCTTCCAGAAAAAGAAGGAACGCATGAACGCCAGGGCGTGA
- a CDS encoding LacI family DNA-binding transcriptional regulator: MDQGKRPTIKDVAAEANVSVATVNRVLSGSGAVRQGMRERVRLAAEQIGFYGMGALRSRVAAARPRYRFGFLLHQPGRAFYRNMAEALRLATETMPDCEIELRTEFLDDLSPQNVASRMLALGAECDAVGVVAAVHPLVTQAVDTLHLRNVPVFALISQISATGHVRYIGLDNWKVGRTAAWVFEHVCRAPGKLGILVGNHRYRCQEMNESGFRSYFREHAPGFTLLEPLLTFESSAIAQEMTEKLLNENPDLSGLYVAGGGITGAITALRSTGRAGSLVVVGYELMESTRPALLDGTLTFIISHPLARIAQETLAGMIRAVSAPNESGSFTNILPFEIYTRENI, translated from the coding sequence ATGGATCAGGGCAAGCGGCCAACGATCAAGGATGTAGCCGCCGAGGCGAATGTTTCGGTGGCCACCGTCAATCGCGTGCTGAGCGGCTCGGGCGCCGTCCGCCAGGGCATGCGCGAGCGCGTCCGGCTGGCGGCCGAGCAGATCGGTTTTTACGGCATGGGCGCGTTGCGCAGCCGCGTGGCGGCCGCCCGCCCGCGCTACCGGTTCGGTTTCCTGCTGCACCAGCCCGGCCGCGCCTTTTACCGCAATATGGCCGAGGCGCTGCGCCTGGCAACCGAAACGATGCCCGACTGCGAGATAGAGCTGCGCACGGAATTTCTGGACGACCTGTCACCGCAGAACGTCGCCTCGCGGATGCTGGCGCTCGGCGCCGAATGCGATGCCGTCGGCGTCGTTGCAGCGGTGCATCCTCTCGTCACCCAGGCGGTGGACACATTGCATCTCCGCAACGTGCCGGTGTTTGCGCTGATCTCGCAGATCTCGGCGACCGGGCATGTGCGCTACATCGGACTGGACAATTGGAAGGTTGGGCGCACCGCGGCCTGGGTGTTCGAGCATGTCTGCCGTGCGCCCGGCAAGCTCGGCATCCTCGTCGGTAACCACCGCTATCGCTGCCAAGAGATGAACGAGAGCGGCTTTCGCTCCTATTTCCGCGAGCACGCCCCTGGCTTCACGCTGCTCGAACCGCTGCTGACCTTCGAATCCAGCGCCATTGCGCAGGAGATGACCGAGAAGCTGCTGAACGAAAATCCGGATCTGTCCGGACTTTATGTCGCCGGCGGCGGCATCACCGGCGCCATCACCGCGCTCCGCTCCACCGGCCGCGCCGGAAGCCTCGTCGTTGTCGGCTACGAGCTGATGGAGTCGACCCGCCCGGCGCTGCTCGACGGCACGCTGACCTTCATCATCTCGCACCCCCTCGCCCGCATCGCGCAAGAGACCCTGGCGGGCATGATTCGCGCTGTCTCAGCACCGAACGAAAGCGGGAGTTTTACAAACATCCTGCCCTTCGAGATTTACACCCGCGAAAACATTTAG
- a CDS encoding helicase HerA-like C-terminal domain-containing protein, which produces MADDTSIFIGASRKPDDSYQRPEQLLLQYGNRHGLVTGATGTGKTVTLQILAEGFSNAGVPVFCADIKGDLSGIAMMGTAQDFLVKRAAQVKLDPYDFQEFPVIFWDLFGEQGHPIRATISEMGPLLLSRLMNLTDAQEGIMNIAFRIADEEGLLLLDLKDLQALLANIAERAEEISARYGNVTKPSVGAIQRTLLVLEQQGAANFFGEPALRISDIMRTTRDGRGAVSVLAADKLMMNPRLYATFLLWLMSELFEELPEVGDPDQPKLVFFFDEAHLLFDEAPKVLVDRVEQVVRLIRSKGVGVYFVTQNPLDIPEKVLAQLGNRVQHALRAYTPREQQAVRTAAETFRPNPDFDCATTITQLATGEALVSTLEAKGVPSMVQRTLIRPPSSRLGPITPAERQKLIAESPVIGQYDQVIDRESAFEILQKKAKDAQDAEAQAQQAGTGGSRWTIPGFGNDDPAPQSGGRRAPAPRPSNRQTVAEAAIKSVVRSVGSSVGRAIVRGILGSLARGR; this is translated from the coding sequence ATGGCTGACGACACCAGTATTTTCATCGGCGCCAGCCGCAAGCCCGACGACAGCTATCAGCGCCCCGAACAGCTTCTGCTGCAATACGGGAATCGCCATGGCCTGGTGACCGGCGCCACCGGCACCGGCAAGACCGTCACCTTGCAGATCCTGGCCGAAGGGTTTTCGAATGCCGGCGTTCCGGTGTTCTGCGCCGACATCAAGGGCGACCTGTCGGGCATCGCCATGATGGGTACGGCGCAGGATTTCCTGGTCAAGCGGGCCGCGCAGGTCAAGCTCGACCCCTACGACTTCCAGGAATTTCCCGTCATCTTCTGGGACCTGTTCGGCGAGCAGGGGCATCCCATCCGCGCGACAATCTCGGAAATGGGCCCGCTGCTCCTGTCGCGGCTGATGAACCTGACCGACGCGCAGGAGGGCATCATGAACATTGCCTTCCGCATCGCCGATGAAGAGGGTCTGCTGCTTCTCGACCTCAAGGACCTGCAGGCGCTGCTTGCCAACATCGCCGAGCGCGCCGAAGAGATCAGCGCCCGCTACGGCAATGTCACCAAGCCATCGGTGGGCGCCATCCAGCGCACGCTGCTGGTGCTGGAGCAGCAGGGCGCGGCCAACTTCTTCGGCGAGCCGGCCTTGCGCATCTCCGACATCATGCGCACCACGCGTGACGGCCGGGGCGCCGTCAGCGTGCTGGCCGCCGACAAGCTGATGATGAATCCGCGGCTCTACGCGACCTTCCTGCTCTGGCTGATGTCGGAGCTGTTCGAGGAACTGCCCGAAGTGGGAGATCCTGACCAGCCGAAGCTGGTGTTCTTCTTCGACGAGGCGCATCTTTTGTTCGACGAGGCGCCGAAAGTGCTGGTCGACCGCGTCGAGCAGGTGGTCCGTCTGATCCGCTCGAAAGGCGTCGGCGTCTATTTCGTCACGCAGAACCCGCTGGATATCCCCGAGAAGGTGCTGGCACAGCTCGGCAACCGCGTCCAGCATGCGCTGCGTGCCTACACGCCGCGCGAGCAGCAGGCGGTTCGGACGGCGGCGGAAACCTTCCGTCCCAACCCCGATTTCGACTGTGCCACCACAATCACCCAGCTCGCCACCGGCGAGGCGCTGGTCTCGACGCTGGAAGCCAAGGGCGTGCCGTCCATGGTGCAGCGCACGCTGATCCGACCGCCATCCTCGCGGCTTGGACCCATAACCCCCGCGGAGCGGCAAAAGCTGATCGCGGAAAGCCCTGTCATTGGCCAGTACGACCAAGTCATCGACCGCGAATCGGCCTTCGAGATCCTGCAGAAAAAGGCCAAGGACGCGCAGGACGCCGAAGCGCAGGCGCAGCAGGCTGGCACCGGCGGCTCGCGCTGGACCATTCCGGGCTTCGGCAATGACGATCCCGCACCGCAGTCCGGCGGTCGCCGCGCGCCGGCGCCACGCCCGTCCAATCGCCAGACTGTGGCCGAGGCCGCGATCAAGTCGGTGGTGCGCTCGGTCGGCTCGTCGGTCGGACGCGCCATCGTGCGTGGGATTTTGGGGAGTCTCGCGCGGGGGCGCTAA
- a CDS encoding methylmalonyl-CoA mutase subunit beta, translating to MGAGALTKDVEPAGAERQRWLALAEKALAGASFEEKLVSHTDDAIRIEPLYDRATGAEPLVRANPRSSWIVSQRVDDPDVDRAKAQVLDDIAQGATGLSLVFEGAPNAFGYGLPRTAQALETVLEGVPLNRIQIRIDTHPWSRPMADWLVAFLSKRRSDPAKLNLSFGIDPAAILAGTGRLRMSIEALQESMPQSLAHFFSMGVPGVLLEADGRVFHNAGATEVQELGIMLASAVSYLRMFEKARQPLVYAAPHIGFALSVDQDQFLSMAKVRALRRLWARVQETCSIPNSTANIHAETSFRMMTALDPETNILRTTIGCFAAAAGGADSISILPHTIAHGLPAPFARRVARNAQLIMAHESHVDHVADPAYGSGAVEALTSDLCEAAWAELQAIEAEGGVLSSLRDGHIQKRVREAAARRDAAFKAGERAIIGTTLYPQKSERPVETLDAEQRPEFTEGVVLCEALSPVRIDQSIGAAS from the coding sequence ATGGGCGCCGGAGCCTTGACCAAGGATGTTGAACCAGCGGGCGCCGAGCGCCAGCGATGGCTGGCCCTGGCTGAAAAGGCACTGGCCGGCGCATCCTTCGAGGAAAAGCTGGTCTCGCACACCGACGACGCCATCCGCATCGAGCCCCTCTATGACCGCGCGACGGGAGCCGAACCGCTCGTGCGCGCGAATCCCCGATCGTCCTGGATCGTCAGCCAACGCGTCGACGACCCTGATGTCGATCGCGCCAAGGCCCAGGTTCTGGACGATATCGCGCAGGGCGCAACGGGCCTGTCGCTTGTCTTCGAAGGGGCACCGAACGCATTCGGCTACGGCCTGCCGAGAACCGCGCAGGCGCTGGAAACGGTGCTGGAGGGCGTGCCCCTCAACCGCATCCAGATCCGCATCGACACCCACCCCTGGAGCCGCCCCATGGCCGACTGGCTAGTGGCGTTCCTGAGCAAGCGCCGCTCCGATCCGGCAAAACTCAACCTGTCCTTCGGCATCGATCCGGCGGCGATCCTTGCCGGCACCGGCCGGCTGCGCATGTCGATCGAGGCGCTGCAGGAATCGATGCCGCAATCGCTGGCGCATTTCTTCTCGATGGGCGTTCCCGGCGTGCTTCTGGAGGCGGACGGTCGCGTCTTCCACAATGCCGGCGCCACGGAGGTGCAGGAGCTCGGCATCATGCTGGCCTCGGCGGTATCGTATCTGAGAATGTTCGAGAAGGCGCGGCAGCCGCTGGTCTATGCCGCCCCGCATATCGGCTTCGCGCTCAGCGTCGACCAGGACCAGTTCCTGTCGATGGCCAAGGTGCGGGCGTTGCGCAGGCTGTGGGCACGCGTGCAGGAGACCTGCTCGATCCCCAACTCCACGGCCAACATCCATGCCGAGACATCATTCCGCATGATGACGGCGCTGGATCCCGAAACCAATATCTTGCGCACGACGATCGGCTGTTTCGCCGCGGCAGCGGGCGGAGCCGATTCGATCTCCATCCTGCCGCACACGATCGCGCACGGCCTGCCGGCGCCTTTTGCCCGCCGCGTCGCGCGCAACGCGCAACTGATCATGGCCCATGAAAGCCACGTCGATCACGTCGCCGATCCCGCCTATGGCTCCGGCGCGGTCGAAGCGCTGACATCAGACCTTTGCGAGGCCGCCTGGGCGGAGTTGCAGGCGATCGAGGCCGAAGGAGGCGTATTGTCGAGCCTTCGGGACGGACACATCCAAAAGCGTGTTCGCGAAGCCGCCGCCCGGCGCGACGCTGCCTTCAAGGCCGGTGAGCGGGCCATTATCGGCACCACGCTCTATCCGCAGAAGAGCGAGCGCCCGGTTGAGACGCTGGATGCGGAGCAGCGGCCTGAATTCACCGAAGGTGTCGTGCTGTGCGAAGCGCTGTCTCCGGTCCGCATCGACCAATCCATCGGGGCCGCTTCTTGA
- the scpA gene encoding methylmalonyl-CoA mutase encodes MIPDFSQIGWAPPRRAPVEVKGQRTTPEGLIVKHLYNQGDLKGLSHLDTYPGLPPFVRGPYPTMYVQQPWTIRQYAGFSTAEESNAFYRRNLAAGQKGLSVAFDLATHRGYDSDHPRVAGDVGMAGVAIDSILDMRQLFDGIPLGDMTVSMTMNGAVLPIMALYIVAAEEQGVAQKDLAGTIQNDILKEFMVRNTYIYPPKPSMRIVSDIFSYTSKNMPKFNSISISGYHMQEAGATADLELAYTIADGIEYARAGVAAGLDIDRFAPRLSFFWAIGMNFFMEVAKLRAARLLWATLMKKNFAPKDERSLSLRTHCQTSGWSLTAQDPYNNIIRTMIEAMAATQGHTQSLHTNSFDEAMALPTDHSARIARNTQLILQKESGTTRIIDPWGGSAYLERLTHDLAARALSHIEEVEALGGMAAATEQGIPKLRIEEAAARTQARIDSGEQMLVGVNAHRPENDIEVDVLKIDNAEVRARQLSKLQRLKGTRDVGAVESALDALTRAAQGNENLLEFAIRAARANATVGEISFALERAFGRHVATVQTISGVYRKALGDSPVVDGLQDKLAAFEKKNGGKPRILVAKMGQDGHDRGQKVIATAFADLGFDVTVGAMFQTPEEIAKLAVQHDVHIIGASSLAAGHLTLIPELRDALKKLGRGDMLIVAGGVIPPQDYDAVLKAGAAEIFPPGTVIPEAADRLMDRLLAG; translated from the coding sequence TTGATCCCGGATTTCAGTCAAATCGGTTGGGCGCCGCCGCGCCGCGCACCTGTCGAGGTCAAGGGGCAGCGGACGACGCCGGAAGGCCTTATCGTCAAGCATCTCTACAATCAGGGCGACCTCAAGGGCTTGTCGCATCTCGACACCTATCCGGGCCTGCCGCCCTTCGTGCGCGGCCCCTACCCGACCATGTATGTCCAGCAGCCGTGGACGATCCGGCAATATGCCGGCTTCTCCACGGCCGAGGAATCCAACGCCTTTTACCGGCGCAATCTTGCCGCCGGCCAGAAAGGCCTGTCGGTCGCCTTCGATCTCGCCACGCATCGCGGCTATGACAGCGACCATCCGCGCGTTGCCGGCGATGTCGGCATGGCGGGGGTAGCCATCGATTCCATCCTCGACATGCGTCAGCTGTTCGACGGCATTCCGCTCGGCGACATGACGGTGTCGATGACGATGAACGGCGCGGTGTTGCCGATCATGGCGCTTTACATCGTCGCGGCGGAAGAACAGGGCGTTGCCCAGAAGGACCTGGCCGGCACCATTCAGAACGACATTCTGAAGGAGTTCATGGTCCGCAACACCTACATCTATCCGCCAAAGCCCTCGATGCGGATCGTGTCGGACATCTTCTCCTACACGTCGAAGAACATGCCGAAGTTCAATTCGATATCGATCTCCGGCTACCACATGCAGGAGGCCGGTGCGACGGCCGACCTGGAGCTCGCCTATACGATCGCCGACGGCATCGAATATGCGCGCGCCGGTGTCGCGGCGGGTCTCGACATCGACCGCTTCGCGCCACGCCTGTCCTTCTTCTGGGCGATCGGCATGAACTTCTTCATGGAAGTGGCCAAGCTCAGGGCCGCGCGGCTGCTGTGGGCGACGCTGATGAAGAAGAATTTTGCACCGAAGGACGAGCGCTCGCTGTCGCTGCGCACCCATTGCCAGACGTCCGGCTGGTCGCTGACGGCGCAGGACCCGTACAACAACATCATCCGCACCATGATCGAGGCGATGGCCGCGACGCAGGGCCATACCCAGTCGCTGCACACCAACTCTTTCGACGAGGCGATGGCGCTGCCGACCGACCATTCAGCGCGCATCGCCCGCAACACGCAGCTCATCCTGCAGAAGGAATCCGGCACCACGCGCATCATCGACCCGTGGGGCGGCTCGGCCTATCTCGAACGGCTGACGCATGACCTGGCGGCGCGCGCGCTGAGCCACATCGAGGAAGTCGAGGCTCTCGGCGGCATGGCGGCCGCTACCGAACAAGGCATTCCGAAGCTGCGCATCGAGGAAGCCGCGGCGCGCACGCAGGCACGCATCGATTCCGGCGAACAGATGCTGGTCGGGGTCAATGCGCATCGCCCCGAGAACGACATCGAGGTCGATGTGCTGAAGATCGACAATGCCGAGGTCAGGGCCCGGCAATTGTCAAAGCTGCAACGGCTGAAGGGCACGCGCGATGTCGGTGCCGTTGAGAGCGCGCTCGATGCGCTGACCCGCGCCGCGCAAGGCAATGAGAACCTCTTGGAGTTCGCCATCCGCGCCGCGCGGGCCAATGCCACGGTCGGCGAGATTTCGTTTGCACTCGAAAGGGCCTTTGGCCGGCACGTCGCCACGGTGCAGACCATTTCCGGCGTTTACCGCAAGGCGCTTGGCGACAGTCCCGTAGTCGACGGGCTGCAGGACAAACTCGCAGCTTTCGAGAAGAAAAACGGCGGCAAGCCGCGCATTCTCGTCGCCAAGATGGGACAGGACGGCCACGACCGTGGCCAGAAGGTGATCGCCACCGCCTTCGCCGATCTCGGCTTCGATGTCACCGTCGGCGCGATGTTCCAGACACCGGAAGAGATCGCCAAGCTGGCGGTCCAGCATGACGTCCACATCATCGGCGCCTCGTCGCTGGCCGCAGGACACCTCACGCTGATCCCGGAATTGCGCGATGCACTGAAAAAGCTCGGTCGCGGCGACATGCTGATCGTCGCCGGTGGCGTCATCCCGCCGCAGGACTACGACGCGGTGCTGAAAGCCGGCGCGGCGGAAATTTTTCCGCCAGGGACGGTTATTCCGGAGGCGGCGGACCGGTTGATGGACCGGCTCCTGGCGGGCTGA
- the greA gene encoding transcription elongation factor GreA, with protein sequence MSRAFTREEDSENAIAGVGERPISPHRNLVTERGLAQIEENLADLRDILAKAERKADRERIAVVSRDLRYWTARRENAELSVPEPGSDVVRFGMGVTLEGDDGKKVHWKIVGEDEADPTKGSISHVSPMAVALFGKKVGDVAAVNGKEWEIVKLSDS encoded by the coding sequence ATGAGCAGAGCTTTTACCCGCGAAGAAGACAGCGAAAACGCCATCGCCGGCGTCGGCGAGCGGCCGATCAGCCCGCACCGCAACCTGGTGACAGAGCGTGGCCTGGCGCAGATCGAGGAGAATCTGGCCGATCTGCGTGACATCCTGGCGAAAGCCGAGAGGAAGGCCGACCGCGAACGCATCGCGGTCGTGTCGCGCGACCTGCGCTACTGGACCGCGCGGCGGGAAAACGCCGAACTGTCCGTGCCCGAGCCCGGCAGCGACGTCGTCCGCTTCGGCATGGGTGTCACGCTGGAAGGCGATGACGGCAAGAAGGTGCACTGGAAGATCGTCGGCGAGGACGAGGCCGATCCCACCAAAGGAAGCATTTCGCATGTTTCGCCGATGGCGGTCGCCCTGTTCGGCAAGAAGGTCGGTGACGTGGCCGCAGTCAACGGCAAGGAATGGGAAATCGTCAAGCTGTCGGATAGCTGA
- a CDS encoding TIGR03808 family TAT-translocated repetitive protein yields MLNRRTLLTGTAGFAVIGLAPGKAAAASLTGIEKASMRGSINATELGVQPGTFDDQSKAFAKLLRDANSRDIPVFLPAGTYVVSNLSLPSRVRLSGVPGATRIVYGGDGHLFMAEQADHIELSGLVFDGSNRSMGDYAQGLLDLRRVGHLVVDNCQITGSGKNGLALEHAAGRIERSDISGAADAGIYSVEAAGLAISGNTVSDCASGGILVHRWQAAEDGTMVTGNRVERIGARSGGTGQNGNGINAFRAGNVIISGNVVSDCAFSAIRANSSSNLQISGNTCSRSGETAVYSEFSFEGAVISNNIVDGAANGISIVNFNEGGRMGVCSGNIVRNLSTSGPYPADPPGFGVGIGVEADTIASNNVIENAPLYGMSIGWGPYLRNVVATGNIIRKAGTGIVVSVVEGAGTAVISDNVIDGALKGAVIGQRWAEPVTADLTQLSSSGFAHLTVERNRVS; encoded by the coding sequence ATGTTGAACAGACGAACACTGCTGACCGGGACCGCCGGCTTTGCCGTCATAGGCCTGGCGCCTGGCAAGGCTGCCGCCGCCAGCCTGACCGGGATCGAGAAAGCCTCGATGCGCGGCTCGATCAATGCCACCGAACTTGGCGTGCAGCCCGGCACATTCGACGACCAGAGCAAGGCCTTCGCCAAGCTGCTGCGCGACGCAAACAGCCGCGACATACCGGTGTTCCTGCCGGCAGGCACCTATGTGGTTTCCAATCTCTCGCTGCCCAGCCGCGTGCGCCTTTCCGGCGTGCCGGGGGCAACGCGCATCGTCTATGGCGGCGACGGCCATCTCTTCATGGCCGAACAGGCCGATCATATCGAATTGAGCGGGCTGGTCTTCGACGGTTCGAACCGCTCGATGGGCGACTATGCGCAAGGGCTGCTCGACCTGCGCCGGGTCGGCCATCTCGTCGTCGACAATTGCCAGATAACCGGCAGCGGCAAGAACGGACTGGCGCTGGAACACGCCGCAGGCCGCATCGAACGTTCGGACATATCGGGCGCGGCGGACGCCGGCATCTATTCAGTCGAGGCGGCTGGACTGGCGATATCAGGCAACACGGTGTCCGACTGCGCCAGTGGCGGCATTCTGGTGCACCGCTGGCAGGCTGCTGAAGACGGCACGATGGTGACCGGCAACCGGGTCGAACGCATCGGCGCGCGCAGCGGCGGAACCGGCCAGAACGGCAATGGCATCAACGCCTTCCGCGCCGGCAACGTCATCATTTCGGGCAATGTCGTCTCGGATTGCGCTTTCTCGGCGATCCGCGCCAACAGTTCCAGCAATCTGCAGATTTCCGGCAACACCTGCTCACGTTCGGGCGAGACCGCGGTCTATTCCGAATTCTCATTCGAGGGTGCGGTCATCAGCAACAACATCGTCGACGGCGCGGCCAACGGCATCTCGATCGTCAACTTCAATGAAGGCGGCCGCATGGGCGTCTGCTCCGGCAACATCGTGCGCAACCTGTCGACCAGCGGGCCCTACCCCGCTGACCCGCCCGGCTTCGGCGTCGGCATCGGCGTCGAGGCAGACACCATCGCCTCCAACAACGTCATCGAGAACGCGCCGCTCTACGGCATGTCGATCGGCTGGGGACCGTATCTGCGCAATGTCGTGGCGACCGGCAACATCATCCGCAAGGCCGGCACCGGCATCGTCGTCAGCGTGGTCGAGGGTGCCGGCACGGCCGTCATCTCCGACAATGTCATCGACGGCGCGTTGAAGGGCGCCGTCATCGGCCAACGCTGGGCCGAGCCGGTGACGGCTGACCTCACCCAGTTAAGCAGCAGCGGTTTTGCCCATCTGACGGTTGAGCGCAACCGCGTCAGTTGA